A portion of the Bactrocera neohumeralis isolate Rockhampton chromosome 2, APGP_CSIRO_Bneo_wtdbg2-racon-allhic-juicebox.fasta_v2, whole genome shotgun sequence genome contains these proteins:
- the LOC126751596 gene encoding dynein assembly factor with WDR repeat domains 1, which produces MSLTKIYLRYYPPGLALNCRNADGKETLHHIDLLNLKANTRVESVIKTITNDLQNSQAVGQSFCSTVAPDCAAGVSDKQQKQILNSPPADKKNTTTDTHFLQQIIDNYTDPLRQAIAKLQRKLLEPTQKKFYSQRRVTHLLPLTNICFDRSGTRCLTGSYDRICRIINTHDAVEEQLLKGHDNVVFSVAFNQPKCDKVVTGSFDGTARVWQASNGQSLCTLYGHTAELVMAEFDPIQSRVIATASMDGSARLFDIETAFELQQLRQHGAEVIVSRFSRCGNMLLTASFDSTAAIWDIRSGCLSTQLRGHTAELSNCVWNFSCDRIATASLDSTAQLWDVRRLNVPLHKITGHREEVLDVCFDSTGGRLATCSSDCTARVWDVRGDLVQLSVMEGHKDEVSKVCFSPPGSLLMTASADNTARLWFTESGQCSQVLSGHDSEVFSCAFSYAGDIIVTASKDNTCRLWR; this is translated from the exons ATGAGCTTAACTAAAATCTACCTACGTTATTACCCACCAG GTTTGGCGCTCAACTGTCGCAACGCCGATGGCAAGGAAACGCTGCATCACATAGATCTGCTCAACCTAAAAGCGAA CACACGCGTGGAGAGTGTGATCAAAACCATTACAAACGATTTACAAAACTCTCAGGCAGTAGGTCAGAGTTTTTGCAGCACCGTAGCACCGGATTGTGCGGCTGGCGTCAGtgataaacaacaaaaacaaatattgaactCACCGCCAGCTGACAAGAAAAACACAACAACTGATACGCACTTTCTACAACAAATTATCGACAACTATACGGATCCGCTGCGACAGGCCATTGCGAAACTGCAACGCAAATTGTTGGAGCCCACACAGAAGAAATTCTATTCGCAACGTCGTGTGACACACCTGTTGCCACTGACCAACATCTGCTTCGATAGAAGCGGTACACGCTGCTTGACCGGCAGTTACGACCGCATTTGTCGCATCATCAACACGCACGACGCCGTGGAGGAGCAGCTACTGAAGGGGCACGATAATGTTGTCTTCTCCGTTGCCTTTAATCAGCCAAAATG CGACAAGGTGGTCACCGGTTCGTTCGATGGCACGGCGCGTGTGTGGCAAGCTTCGAATGGCCAATCGCTGTGCACGCTGTACGGTCACACAGCCGAACTGGTGATGGCCGAATTCGATCCCATACAATCGCGTGTTATTGCCACCGCTTCCATGGATGGTAGCGCGCGCTTATTTGACATCGAGACGGCCTTTGAGCTACAGCAATTGCGTCAACACGGCGCCGAGGTGATTGTAAGTCGCTTCAGTCGCTGTGGCAATATGTTGCTTACCGCATCCTTTGACAGCACCGCTGCCATTTGGGACATACGTAGCGGCtg CCTCAGCACTCAACTGCGCGGACACACTGCCGAACTAAGTAACTGTGTGTGGAATTTCTCCTGTGATCGCATAGCCACGGCTTCGTTGGACAGCACCGCCCAGCTATGGGATGTACGTCGACTGAATGTGCCGTTACACAAGATAACGGGGCATCGCGAGGAGGTGCTGGACGTTTGTTTTGACTCAACCGGTGGTCGGTTGGCCACATGTAGCAGCGACTGTACGGCACGGGTGTGGGACGTACGTGGCGATTTAGTGCAGCTCTCCGTTATGGAGGGTCATAAAGATGAGGTGTCAAAG GTTTGCTTTAGTCCACCAGGTTCTCTACTCATGACGGCTTCTGCCGATAACACGGCGCGCCTATGGTTTACAGAGTCCGGTCAGTGTTCACAGGTTTTAAGCGGCCACGATTCGGAAGTATTCTCGTGCGCATTTAGCTATGCAGGTGACATTATAGTCACGGCTTCGAAAGACAACACTTGTCGCTTGTGGAGATGA